The following DNA comes from Camelina sativa cultivar DH55 chromosome 14, Cs, whole genome shotgun sequence.
CCCTCAAGCAGCGTCGATCATGGGGGGAAAATCTCACCTTCTACACTGGGGTAGGTTATCTCGGCGGCTCTGTAGCCGGTGCTACAGCTGGGGTCTTCTCCGGTATCAGGAGCTTTGAAAATGGAGACACGACTAAGCTTAAAATCAACAGGATTTTGAATTCGTCTGGTCAGGCAGGTCGCACTTGGGGTAATAGGATTGGGGTGCTTGGGTTGATCTACGCAGGGGTTGAGAGCGGTGTGGTGGTGGTAACTGATAAAGACGATGTTTGGACTAGTGTTGTGGCTGGCCTCGGAACCGGAGCGGTCTATAGGGCAGCTCGAGGAGTGAGATCTGCGTCTGTGGCTGGTGCTCTTGGCGGAGTAGCGGCTGGTGCTGTTGTCGCTGGGAAGCAGGTTTTCAAGCGGTATGCTCACATATGAAGAACCGGAATGATCTTTTAGAGTACCTGTATGGGATAGGGAAATCATAAAAATCAGAGCTTTCTGGGGTTTCTAGCGTAGAATTGACCTTGAGAacctttgtttatatataataacaataataataaaggtTTTACCGTTTGGTATTTGAATCTCCATGAGTTCTTGCTTATGTTCATgctagtttttgttatttgttgtcaTCAGACTGACTCAAGATGTGAAATGGTTTTCATTCTCATTTCCTCTATCTTTCATCATTTTGTAAAGAAGAGTAGTTTAAACTGTTCACACTATGTGATTGTTCGGCTGTGTTATTCACCAGTGTTGAAGGCTCATTTTTTAATAGTTGGCCATCTAATCTCTACTAGCATTACTGAGTTATTTTAAGCTCTTGGCTTCTCTAGCTGGGACTTCTTCTTATTGTATGTGATTGTTCGTTGATCCAGAACGTGCGAGTATCCCACATGTTCCTTACTTGTACTCATTTTATTACCTTTCCGGACTTTCTGTTGAAGTTTTTCGTTTTATCTCTGAAATTTCTCTAGGTAACGACTTCAACAACATGTTTCATTATATAATGTGGATCTGTTGTGGATTTCTCCTTTTTGCCTCTCAAGTCTCATCAAGTATCTTTTGCTTTTTGCATGCTGTGTATTAAGTCTAAGCCAGTGTTGTCTCAAATTGACAAAGTGCCTTGTCTGCTAACATTGCTGGTGCAGTTCTGACAGGTATTCCcttggttttgggtttttaaaaaaatatttgtgtgtGATTACTTgcatcaaaaaattatattcaaaaaagaTAGGCTGAAATGATTTTATTGTGCTGCAGATGGAATGCTCTTCCGCAAAGGTGAGTTGAATTTGCAAGGGCGAGACAACTCTACTATAAGAAAGGTGTTTTTTTCAAGagaccaaaaaataaagtgtttgatatacaaaataggaACTTCGACAGTATGGGAGATCAACATTGAACTGGTGGAGTACAAATCATGAAAGACTGGCAGCAAATTCCATCGTATTGGCTTGTTTATGATCATGTAAATCGCTTTCGTCTAATAAGTATGGGAGGGCATCGGATGCTTAAACTGAACAAGTTCATCGCAGATCTCAGAGATAGCCAATGTCGCTTCACTTTGTTCTAAGTTGAAGTTCCAATGTTTTTGTCAATAGGATGTTCTCAATGCATCCTCTATCTGCATGATTGAGATAGAGACTCAGGAATCAAAGAAGTTGAAATTGTATTCCTTTTCGAGATGAAGATTAGATATGTGTTATTGCAGGTTCTAATAAACCAACCTGAGAGGAAGATATTGGGGAAAGAGGAACCGAATTGTGAGCACGTGACACAGAAAATATTCTGTTGGAGTTACGTACTTCATGATCCTCTGTTGCAAACTCCCGTAGTTTGCTCAGTGCAGGCAGCAAAACGGAAGCAAGATCAGGTCTGTCCTTTTTCCGCAGCTCGCAGCACTGCAGAGCCAACTGAGCTAGAATCAGAGTCTCTTCTTCAGGCCAGTCTGATATTTTTGGATCCAAAACTTCTCTGAGTCTCTTCTTCTCAATTGCTTTCTCTACTCTATGGCTTAAACCCATTGCTGGCATCGCTGTGATGATTTGCAGAAGCACCACACCAAATGAGTACAAGTCAGACTTCACTCCAAGCATTCCCGTTTGCTGGTACTCGGGGTCNNNNNNNNNNNNNNNNNNNNNNNNNNNNNNNNNNNNNNNNNNNNNNNNNNNNNNNNNNNNNNNNNNNNNNNNNNNNNNNNNNNNNNNNNNNNNNNNNNNNNNNNNNNNNNNNNNNNNNNNNNNNNNNNNNNNNNNNNNNNNNNNNNNNNNNNNNNNNNNNNNNNNNNNNNNNNNNNNNNNNNNNNNNNNNNNNNNNNNNNNNNNNNNNNNNNNNNNNNNNNNNNNNNNNNNNNNNNNNNNNNNNNNNNNNNNNNNNNNNNNNNNNNNNNNNNNNNNNNNNNNNNNNNNNNNNNNNNNNNNNNNNNNNNNNNNNNNNNNNNNNNNNNNNNNNNNNNNNNNNNNNNNNNNNNNNNNNNNNNNNNNNNNNNNNNNNNNNNNNNNNNNNNNNNNNNNNNNNNNNNNNNNNNNNNNNNNNNNNNNNNNNNNNNNNNNNNNNNNNNNNNNNNNNNNNNNNNNNNNNNNNNNNNNNNNNNNNNNNNNNNNNNNNNNNNNNNNNNNNNNNNNNNNNNNNNNNNNNNNNNNNNNNNNNNNNNNNNNNNNNNNNNNNNNNNNNNNNNNNNNNNNNNNNNNNNNNNNNNNNNNNNNNNNNNNNNNNNNNNNNNNNNNNNNNNNNNNNNNNNNNNNNNNNNNNNNNNNNNNNNNNNNNNNNN
Coding sequences within:
- the LOC104740449 gene encoding U-box domain-containing protein 51-like — encoded protein: MLGVKSDLYSFGVVLLQIITAMPAMGLSHRVEKAIEKKRLREVLDPKISDWPEEETLILAQLALQCCELRKKDRPDLASVLLPALSKLREFATEDHEVRNSNRIFSVSRAHNSVPLSPISSSQIEDALRTSY